The Cognaticolwellia beringensis genome segment ACGATTTTTTAGTGCGGGTATCTAAATCAGTTTGTTTACGAAGCTGATCGGGTGAACTATAACGCTTGCGACCATAATCATTGTAATAACTATAATTTCGGCCACGGCCCCAATCACTATAACTCGTGCGTCGTGAACCAAATACGTCTCCCATCATCGAGTACATACCATACCAAGCCCAAAATGACATGCCATTAGAGCCAGACGTCCAACTTCCGTATGATGGATTGCCAATAAGTTGTTCTCCAGTGCCAAAGTCTTGCGCCTTATTGGCCGCCATACTTTGTGCTTTGGACATGGCATTAACACGCGGCAAAGTTCCGTCAGACATATCAGCTAAAACATTGAGTGGGTCGCTTAATGCATCAGAATATAAAACTGGATCGGCAGCTTGATACAGGTTTAATAGTTCATCATAAATAGCTTGAGAATTCTCAAACATTTGTGGTTGAGTTTTTACCGTGTTTAATCGATCAACTAAAGCAACAAACATCGGGCCTTTAGTGCCAGTGTCTTTTAAAAACTCGTCAATTAGCGGTTTATAACTTGGTTTACTTTGTAATAGTCTTTCTCCGTACTGGCTAATTAAATTAGCATTACGAACTTGCCCATTCGCCAGTGCTTTAGCAAGTAGTTCAATACGTTGTTCTGTGAGTGGAATTTGCTGGGTGATTTGCTCTTTTATTGGATCTGTACAAGCGAAGAGCAATAACGTCAGCAAGAGTATCATTAATTTTAGCGGCTGCATTCCTGCCATACTGTCCTCAAAAATGCTATGGTTATCATTCATTAATACCATTTATGACATATTATGTCTATTGTTTTAGGTATATCAATGAAATTAATTTATTGTCCATTATTAATTATTGCTCATTTGCCATTGTAGCTTTTATCGAGGATAACGTGTCTAATTCATCTGCTTTGCCTTTTCCGCCATTACTTGTAGACCAGCAAGCTAAAAGTTGGCTCCAGTTTTCTCAACAATATCCTAATGTTACCGACAACTTACCGCCAGAGCGTTTAGTGCTGTTTAAAAATGCATTAGCGTTGAGTGACTTTATTTTGCGTAGTGCTTTACAAGCCCCTGAGTTACTTGTTGAACTTTTTAACAGTGAGCAGTTACTCTCGACCCAAACACCTAACTATAAAGTTATGCTCGCTGAAGATGTAGATAAGTGCTCAACAGAGGAGCAACTGCAACATTGCCTTAGAATGTTTCGTTTAGAGCAAATGGTGCATATTGCCGTTGGTGATTTTCTGTTGGATATAACGCTTGATGAATCGTTAAAAAGACTGTCGTCGTTAGCCGATAACATGATAATTGCAGCCAATGATTGGTTATCAACACTGTGCCAAGAAAAATGGGGTGTACCGGTTAATTCTGCCGGAGAACCACAAAGTTTATTGGTCTATGGCATGGGAAAATTAGGGGGTCAAGAGCTTAACTTCTCATCAGATATAGATTTAATTTTTGTTTACCCTGAAGCCGGTGAAACACAAGGGCTTAGGCGTAGTATCGACAATCAATTATTTTTTACCCGTTTAGGGCAAAAATTAATTACCGCGTTAAATCAACAAACAGCCGATGGTTTTGTTTATCGTGTTGATATGCGCTTGCGACCTTTTGGTGAAAGTGGGCCTTTAGTGCTGTCGTTTAATGCCATGGAAAATTATTATCAAGATCAGGGGCGTGATTGGGAGCGCTATGCGATGTTAAAGGCGCGTTTGATTGGCGAGAGTGATTATCACGGACAATTGTCTAACATGTTGCGACCTTTTGTTTATCGACGCTATATTGATTTCAGTGTTATTGATAGCCTGCGAAGAATGAAAGCTATGATTGCTCAAGAAGTTAGACGCAAGCAGCTTAATAATAATATTAAATTGGGTGCTGGTGGTATTCGTGAAGTAGAGTTTATTGTGCAAGTTTTTCAGATGATAAGGGGAGGGCGAGATAGCGATTTACAGCACCGTAATTTACTGACCGTTTTACCATTATTAGTTACGCACGGTGAGATCACACAACAGAGCGCGAAAATTTTAACTGATAGCTATCGCTTTTTACGTCGTGTTGAAAACATTATTCAAGCGTTAAATGATCAGCAAACGCAAACTTTACCTGATGATGAATTAGACCAGCAGCGCTTAGTCACTATTCTTGCTGATGAAAACTGTAGCAATTGGACGACTTTTCTACAGCACCTTACTTTTCATATGCAGGGCATTCATCAACAGTTTGGAGAGCTTATTGGTGAGGAAAGTCCAAATCGTCAAGCGGTTGATCAATATTGGACAACTCTTTGGGATAGCCAATGGAGCGATGAAGAATCAATTGCTTGGATTGAGCAGTCGCCACAGTTACTAGACAATACAGATGGTGTTAAGTTTTCACATAGCGAATCGTTATGGCTAACGTTAAGAGATTTTCGTCGCGAAATGATTAAACGCAGTATGGGGAGTCGTGGCAGACATGTACTGGATAAATTAATCCCGACGGTGTTGTGGCATCTTGCTGAATTAAAGTTAACCGACCAAACCTTAGCGCGTGTATTAGGCGTATTAACAACAGTCGCAACACGTACCGCATATCTTGAATTACTCTTTGAGAATGAAGGCGCATTAAAACAATTAATTCATTTGTGTCGCAACAGCAGTTGGGTAGCAGAGCACATTGCTAAATTCCCAATATTACTCGATGAATTGATTGACCCTAAACTATTTCATCAACCTCCGCTGTTGTCTTCGTATGTCGCTGAATTGCGTGAAACTATGTTACGGGTTCCAGAGGAAGATCAAGAAGCACAAATGATCACTTTGCGCCAATTTAAGCAAGCTAAACAATTGCGTATTGCCGCGGCAGATATCACCGGTATTTTACCGCTGACTAAAGTCAGTGATCATTTAACTGCCTTAGCCGAAGCGCTTGTAGAAGAAGTCGCCAACTTAGCATGGCAACAAATGGCACTTCGTTTTGGTGTACCTAACAGTAAATTAGACGGTCAAGATAAAGGTTTTGCTGTTATAGGTTATGGAAAGTTAGGTGGGATTGAATTGGGTTATAGTTCAGATTTAGATTTGGTGTTTGTACACGATGCCGACATCGCTGAAATGACCTCAGGCGAAAAATCTATTTCTGCAGGACAATTTTATTTAAAACTTGCACAAAGAATGATGCACTTATTCAATACCCGCATGGCAAACGGCATTTTGTATGAGCTAGATATGCGCTTGAGGCCTTCAGGTAATGCCGGACTTTTAATGGTGCATATCGATACTTTTGGTCATTATCAGTCTAATGATGCTTGGACATGGGAGCATCAAGCGTTGGTTCGAACAAGAGTCATATATGGCCATGCAGCATTAGCGGCAAGGTTTAAAGAAATTAAGCGTGATATTTTAATGCGAACGCGTGATAAGGCATTGTTACGCGAAGATGTGATAAAAATGCGTGATAAAATGCGCCAGCACTTGGATAAATCTACTACGAGTGAAGTCGATATTAAACAAGGGCTTGGAGGTTTGGTTGATATTGAGTTTCTAGTACAGTATTTGGTTTTAGCACATTCTGCCCAACACCCTAAATTGAGTGACTATTCAGACAATATTAACTTACTTGAGTATTTAGCTAATATAGGCGTAATAACGGCACATCAGCAGCAGGCTTTAGTCGATAATTACTGTAAATTACGTGACTTTAGCCATCATGCGACCCTGCAAAATAGCTTGGCAATGATCCCCGCAGACGATTTTTCAGCTGAGCATAGTGAAGTTATGGTCATTGTTAAAGCGTTATTAAAATAGTTAACTTATTTAACTTATTTAGCTTTATCAGTTACTGCCTTTGGGTAATAACATGCATTCTTTGGCTAAGTAAGGAATGCTATTTTCTATCAAAACAATGGCGCGTTGCTGGTAACAAAAGTAGATTGAAAGGCCATTTTCAAAATGTCCTTCAATGGCTTTACCTACTTGATAGGAAGTGGTGATGATATTTTCATTAATTCTAAAAGCGTCTTTAACCAAAAAGTCACGATTAAGCCACCAAATCATCTCAAGATCATTTTCTTGGGCGTATTCAGATAACTTTTGATATAAAGTTTCGCCAAGGCGAAATGGATGATTGTCAGTGTTGCCGGTCCAATTTCTACGCAAAGGTCGAGTGATCAAACGCCTTGCTTCTAATATTTTTTCTAAATCACCTTCGGGATCTGGCAGGTAGACAATATTATTACGAATTTTTGGGCCTTTTCCATCCATCTCGCCGTGTAAATTGGCGTAATAGCGAGAAAGACCATCAGCAGCGGCATTTGTCTTTTTCTTAGCTTCAACCACTTCTTCTTTTGCTACTGATACTGGTTCTGCTTTCTCTTCATGATGACGGTCAACTTTTGTTGCAACAGCATCATCAGCCGCATCTTCGCTGAAGGAAAATAGCAGCTCTTGGTTAAGCCATAAAGCTAAGGCCAAGCCAATTAGCAGAAAACCTGAAACAATACTCAGTAGCCAAAATTTCATAAATTATTTACAGCTTATTTTACAATTTGAACAACACAATAGCTAACAATAGCTATTTATACAATGATGGATCATCTTCGTTAGGGCGAGTTTTAAAGCGGCGGTGTAACCACATATATTGTTCAGGTTTCACCATAATAGCTTTTTCTAGCTCTTGATTTATTCTCAATACATCTGTTGTGTCATCACCGGTTGGAAAGTTTTCCAACATGGGTTTGATCTCTAGTGTGTAACCGCTACCGTCGTCGTTACGTGTTGGTATCAACATGTGGGTTTGCGTATTTTTTTGTCGCGCAAAAATTAATGTACCAGTAGTCGATGCTGCATCGGGTACCGCGAAAAATGGTACAAAAACACTACGATTTCGACCGTAATCTTGATCTGGTAAATAAATACAGGCTTCACCTTCCTTTAATGCTCTAAGTAAGCCTTTGACATCACGTTTTCCCAGCATATATTTGTTCGAACGGCCACGACCTCGGAACTGAAAATACTCCATTAACGGATTGTTATGTGGTCGATAAAATACCACCATAGGATGTCCGTAACCAATGCCTCTACAGTTAATTTCGACGCTAAGATAATGCATAGCAAGTAACAGTATGCCTTTACCTTGTTTCTGTGCTTCTTCTATATGCTCAAGGCCAATAACTTTGGTTTTGCGTTTTACACGCCAATTCGGCCACCACCAACCCATGCCTGTTTCTAATAAAGCAATACCGGTATTCTCAAAATTACGTTTCAGCATAACTTGGCGTTCTGCATCAGGCATATCTGGAAAACAAAGCTCTAAATTACGTAAAGCAACTTTCTTACGACTTGAGCCTATTTTATAGAGTAAGCGACCGATTATTTTACCGAGAAATAGCTGGAACTTATAAGGTAGCCAAGAGATGGTATAAAGAATAAATACCCCAAGCCAAGTTAGCCAATATTTTGGTAATAGGTAAGACATTTTAAAATTTGGTTGTAAAACTTTGTTTTTACTCACGGGATGATTTCAACTCATTGAATTGCTTGTGATACAATATTGCTTATTATATCTGTTATAGGGTACAGGATGAAAGTAGATATTCCCGCTTTTGAAAAAGCGCGTGTTTTAGTCGTTGGTGATATCATGTTAGATCGTTATTGGTCAGGGCCAACACAACGTATTTCACCAGAGGCACCTGTGCCGATTGTTAAAATACATCAAGACGAAGATCGCCCAGGAGGCGCGGCCAACGTGGCGTTGAATATTGCATCGCTAAATGGACACGTAACTTTATTAGGTATTACGGGTAAAGATGAAGCGTCGACAACATTGCAAACACAGCTGTCAGCAATGAATATAAATTGTCAATTTATTCAATCTACCGATCACCCAACGATTACTAAATTGCGTATTTTAAGCCGAAATCAGCAATTATTGCGCTTAGATTTTGAAGAATCATTTGCTGAAATTGATAAACAGCCGCTTAATGAACAAACCAAAGCCTTAGTTGCTCAGCATGATCTTTTGTTATTATCGGATTACGACAAAGGCACATTATCTGAAGTTCAGGCACTTATTCAAATCGCTAAAGCACAAAATATTCCGGTATTGGTTGATCCAAAAGGCACTGACTTTTCACGTTATCGTGGCGCGACACTTATTACGCCTAACCTTGCCGAGTTTGAAGCCGTAGTGGGCCATTGCAAAAGTGAAGCTGAAATTGTGAGCAAAGGCCAAGCACTACTAAAAGAACTAGATTTAACAGCCATGCTAGTTACGCGAAGTGAGCAAGGCATGACCTTATTACGGCATGATCAAGAAGAATTTCATTTACCTACGCAAGCGAAAGAAGTTTATGACGTAACTGGCGCTGGAGATACAGTTATTGCCACACTAGCCCTTGCTATAGCGGCAAAAGCTGAATTTACCCAAGCGAGTGCTTTAGCTAATATTGCTGCTGGTATTGTGGTTGGTAAATTGGGTACGTCGACAGTCAGCGAAGCTGAATTGAGCGCTGAATTGTCATCAGGCCAAGAAAGTGGTTTTGGTGTTATGTCTGAAGGACAGCTAAAAATTGCCGTTGAATTAGCCCAAGCACGTGGAGAGACTATCGTGATGACCAATGGCTGTTTTGATATTCTGCATGCGGGTCATGTTTCATATTTAACAACGGCGAATACCTTAGGTACCCGCTTAATTGTTGCCGTTAATGATGACGCTTCAGTGACACGATTGAAAGGTCCTGGTCGCCCTGTTAACCCAGTAGATCGTCGAATGGCAGTACTTGCTGGTTTAGGCGCTGTTGATTGGGTAGTGCCTTTTAGTGAAGATACCCCGCAGCGGTTAATTGCCAATATATTACCTAATGTCTTAGTTAAAGGTGGTGATTATAAAGTGGAAGATATTGCTGGTGGTAAGGAAGTTATCGCGGCAGGTGGCGAAGTAAAAGTACTGAACTTTGAAGATGGAATTTCGACAACCAAAATTATTAACGCGATAAAGCGAGAAGATTAATTAGGTTTTAGTTCGAACATCGTCGTTCTTTCACATCCATGTGAACACGACATACTGTTCTTCGACGTACAAGGATGTACTAATGCCTAGGAAGACAGGATGTCAGAGAGAGGCCTGAACATAAAAAAGCAGCATTAAATGCTGAGGGACTAACAAAACAGGAGGGATAAAACCTCCTATTTTTCGTTGTAAGTTCTGATTTTAGTGGATTTTACACTGCTTTATTTCTTGGTAATTCATTACGTACCATCTATATATTATATAAATATCAAATAATTACGTAACAAATCTAAATACAAATCAATATGTGATTAACAATCCTTTTATAAATCATAAAGAGATGGCTACGCAATTTTAAGCACTATGTACTATAATTGGTATATAGGGGTGATTGTGGAGACTTAGATGAAGCGATTTTTGGTAATTGACACTGAAACTACTGGCTTTAGCCCTGCTTATCGCAAGGATAGAATCATTGAACTTGCTGCTGTTGAAATAATTAAGAAAACTGTCACCGCCAACAAATTTCAAACTTACCTTGATCCTGACGGTAAAGAATCAACCGATGAAGCATTTGATAAACATAAACTTCAAGATTCGTTCTTAAAAGACAAGCCAAAATTCAAAGATATTGCTCAAAACTTTTATTATTATATAAAAGATTCTACCTTAATATTTTTCAATCGTAAATTTGATTTTGACTTTTTAATTTGTGAATTTAAAAAAGCTGGTATTGATACCACTGAATTAGAAAAGCAAAAATCACGTTGTTTAATGATTGAGGCAACAAATCGGTTTAAGTTAAAGAGAAATATTAGTCTAGTTAAAGCTTGTAAACGCTTTGACATTAACTTTTAATCGTCTAAAGCGCATTCTGCACTGTATGATGCGGAAAAGACCGCAGAATTGCTTATTACGTTTGATAATCCAAAAATAAAACCATTAAGTAAAACACCTCAAGATAATAAACATAAAGCACCTGAAAAATTTCCAGTACCAAGAGCCTCAAATGGCATTCAGTTAAATTACTGCCGTAATACCTTTTGTGAAAACTATGGCGTACCAATCAAACAGCCTAAATTAGTTAATGGTAAACCAGCTAGGGGGCTAGATGATAATTATGAATTTCAATCTGTTAATACCAATGAGCGAAAATTAGACTTTAAATGCAAAAAATGCGGTTCATCTAGTTTCTTTGTTAACAACAGAGCTTTTTTAACTGAATTAAATAGAGTGCAATCATTATACTCACTGAAGATTAAAGCTTGTCCCAATACTGGCGAATTGCCTAGTCATGCAAATGAATTTACTGATGGTAGAAGATATCATTCAATCACTAAAAAGGTGAATGGTAAAGAACGAGAGTTCCAAAAACTCAAGCCTGTTTGTCTAAATTCAACCCTAAATATATTTGAACATCCTGAGTTATATCAGCTAAATGGTAGAGCCAAGAAAAAGGATATGGTAAATAGAAATAAAGTTATATTCCAAAGACCTCGTTCTCGCAGAAATAAGGAGCTTGCAGCTGGTTTTCTTAACTATAATGATTTCGACTCATAACAGGTTAAATGTAAACATTGTGCAACTCAGTTTAATATCAAACTCAACCCTCAAAAGGGGCAGCAAAATAGCCAAGTTAATGTTCAGCTTTTCATTACATTAATGCGAAAAGGTATCATTAATGGCTTAGTAGATACCTTGGAAATTGCGCCAAAAACAATTTATGGCAGAATAGCCTTCTTTCATCAGCAGTGTCTTCAATTTGAAGAATACCATACCCAAAAAAACCTCCATAAATTAAAGGGTAAGACACTTAACGTTAGTATGGATAAAATGAAATTTTATACTAATTGGAGAAAAGGTGGTGAAAGCAAAAGGATCGGTTTATCAAACTTATGTAGTGTTGAAAATGATACTCGCTTTGTTTTATCTAGCACATTGAATCTTGATCACACTTCTGATGATAAATTTATCAAACGTGAAGCCCGTAAATATAAAGATTCAGAAAAAGATAATTATAAACGAAGATATGCTCAGTATGTTATCTCTAATAATGATAGCTCACTAAAACCAGTAGAAAATGACGAACTAGCTACTAAAACGCCTGAAAGGTATTTGCTAGTACATCAAACCTATGTGTTATTAACGCACCTTGAAAAATTAAAACGATTTTATAATACGGTTGATCATGTAAATTTATTTGCCGATAACGATTCTGGCTTTGAAGGGGCTATACCTGCTATTTATCATGATTTGATAAAACAAGAACGGCTAACCGCGATACTGCTACGGAAATCTAAAGGGGTAAGTGATGAAAAAATTAAATGTGCAGACATCGAGCAGTTTTTAGTAAATTTAGCTCCAAAAGAAAATGTTAAATCACAATGGTATCGTCATCACGATATTATGCCAGCAACGCAAGATGTTGATTTCAAATTATTAACTCCTATTGATACAACCGCTTATTATAATGTTTCACTGCATGGTGTTGATAACTATTTTCAAATGTCACGTAGACGGATCAATATGGTGGAAAGACCGCTACCAACAGCAACGAGTAGTAAAAAATGGAATGGTTACGGGGCTTATAACCCCAAATATGTTGCCATGTTGTTAGATATTTTTAGGGTTTATAATAATTTTGTTTTAACCAATGAAAAATCACTCACTAAGAACAAATTTAAAAAGAACCAAGTCCCTAAAACACCAGCACAACACATGGGATTAGTTGATAACACGTTTAATGTGCAGGATATCCTTGAATTTAGCGTTGAAAGGTTGACTATCGTTAGAAAAATAAAGGAAAAATCGTCTATTAAGTCGAGCATCAAACCAGAGGTGTTTGAAGTTAATATTGAGCCTGAATATATCTCTTAAATTGTCAATAAAAAAGCACCTGCAATATAAGGTGCTTTTCTTGTTGGGATGTACGAAGGAATTATTGCTTTTTAAATCGTCTAGCCGCCAATCCCATTATACCTAGAGCAAAAATAGCTAAAGTTGAAGGTTCAGGAACTGCTGTGGATGATGAATTATTAAACTGGATATTATCAATTAAAGCCGAACCAGAATTACTAGCAACTTGAATTTCATCAAATAAGATACCTGTAAATCCGTAAAACCCTTGTGATGAATTGTTGGCAGAAGTGCTAGTTGAAAACGATTCAACCAATACCCCATTTAATAAAGCGTTAAATGTCGTTGTTTGAGGATTTGTAGCCAAGCCAAATGCAGCTTCGGTTTGATCATCACTAAAAAAGATTGAAAACGGATTAATAACTGGAGTGAAATTTCCAAGGTAATGACCTGAGATACCAGGAAATGAAGATGAACCCTGAGCATCGTATTTCAGACCACTAGTAAATGTTAACCCTAGACTTGCATACTGAGTGTCTACAACAGTATTTCCTGCAAATACAATCTCATCAAAAGTAATTGTATTATCTGATGAAGTTAAGCCAAAATTGTTTATTATTAATCCTGCATTTGCAATGCTACAAACAGTCAACATCAAACCTGCCGCAGCAGCCCGTAAAAATTTTAATTTCATGAAATATTCCTTATTAATCACTTTTCATTGATTTTGGATTGGTAGTGTAAAAATAAATTGTTATTAATTTATATATAAGCAATTATTAAGCCAGCTAAAAAAAATACTTATTTTTCAGGTGGTTGGTGTAATTTGGAATTAAGGGTAATTGACTTTTGTAAAAAAAACCGACACTAAACATATAAAAATCAATCAGCTAATGGAGGGGCAATAAAAAAGTTAATAATTGTAAGAGGTTGATATTATTGAATGGATATTTTGGCTGTGACAAGGTAATTAATTGTAATTATTCAAAATTATTAGTGATACGCATTAAGTTTTTATGAGTATAATTATTCTTATAGAATGTTTTTATTGGCTTTAACTGTTAACTGTTATTTGTTAATTAATTGGAGTGATATTATCACTCCAATTAGTTAGTCCCTCACATTAAATACTGCTTTTTTGATGCTAGTACTTATCACTTCAATACATGATAGGTTTTATAGCGTGGCCGTTAACCCTTGGTTAATGTCCGCTAAATCTTGCTCAGTAATCGTTCCGCCAGCGCGTTTTAGTGCTAATACATTTTGAATGTAATCATAACGAGTAGAAGATAAGTTACGCTTGGCGTTATATAGGTTTCTGGTGCTGTTAAGTACATCAACAATAGTACGTGTACCCACTTCAAAGCCTGCTTCAGTTGCTTTTAATGCGCTTTGTGCGCTCACTACTGATTGCTCTAATGAACGTATGGCTGATACTGCTGCGATTACCGTATTATATGCGTTACGTGTGTTTCGTACTACGTTGCGATATGCTTGTTCCATATTCTGGCTCGCGGCAACATAGTTGCTTTGTGCTTGACGTACACTGCTTGTTATTCCGCCGCCGGAATAAATAGGCACAGATAAAGCAATGCCAATTGAGTGACTATCTAGTGATGGGTTATTAAAATTAGTACCGTTGACTTCATTATCTTGATCGCTGCTACCGTAGCTGCCAGTTAAGCTTAATGTAGGGTAATGACCAGATCTAGCAATGTTAATATTTTCTTTGGCAATATCAATACTTATTCTTTCTGCGATTAATTCTAGGTTTTTAGCTTCTGCAGTTTGTTGCCATTCGTTAGCACTATCAGGAAATGGACGAGAGGTACTAAAGCGCTCAGTATTTAGAATATTTAAATCACGAGGATAAATATTGGTGATAACACGTAAAGCTTCTTCGGCATTAAATACTTTATTTTCTGCTCTGATTTCATCCGTTACGGCATTGTCATATTGCGCTTGTGCTTCATGAACATCGGTAACCGCAGTTAAACCAACAGAGAATCTTTGTTTAGTTTGTTCTAACTGGCGTTCGATAGCTGTTTTTTCAGCAATGGAAAACTCTAAATCATCTTTAGCGCTTAATACCTGAAAATATGCTTGCGTTACGCGGACAATTAAATCTTGTTTGGCTAACTGATAAGTAACATCACTTTGGTGGGCAACTTTCTTGGCATTATCGAGTTTTAACCAAGAGCTATGATTATATAACTGCATGTCTAAATTAATACCGTAGCGAGTCGTATCACTTTTATTCGTCAGAAGTAGGCCTGATGATTGGCCAGTATCTGATGTAGGAATAAATTCACTTTCGCTTTCTGTATAGCTTGCTGATGCACTTAATTGTGGCAATAATATAGCTCTCGCTTGTTCAATACCTTCTTCTGTCGCTAAAAATTGCGCATGCGCTCTAAGAACAACCGGATCATTGTTTTTTGCTTGCTGATATACTGACAGTAAATCTTCGGCATTAGCTAAAGAGCTACTTGCAGCACATGCAAAGCCAATAAATAGTGCGGTTATTGTTTTTTTCATCTTGAAGCGATTCCTGTAATAATGAACTTGCTATTATCTTTCTAATTGTAACTATCTTATCGCGAATAGGGAATTAGCTAAATAAAATAAGTGTTTAGGGAGGTATTCTAGTGTAACAAAATGTTAAGTGCGAGTGAATCGAAAATTATATATTTAAACAGAAGAGAGTTAATCATGAGTATGACCAAAGATCCTTTATTACGCTTTAGTTTAGCTGATGTAGAGGTAGTTGAAAAATCAAGAAAATATCAAGGTTTTTTCGCTATTGATGAGTATCTATTTCGTCATAAGCTTTATGCGGGGGGCTACAGCAAAGTATTAAAACGAGAGGTTTTTGAACGAGGAGATGCTGTTGGATTATTACCTTATGATCCGAAAACAGATTCGGTAATATTAATTGAACAATTTCGCTCAGGCGCATTGCGCAGTAACACAGGTCCTTGGCAATTAGAGC includes the following:
- the glnE gene encoding bifunctional [glutamate--ammonia ligase]-adenylyl-L-tyrosine phosphorylase/[glutamate--ammonia-ligase] adenylyltransferase, translating into MSNSSALPFPPLLVDQQAKSWLQFSQQYPNVTDNLPPERLVLFKNALALSDFILRSALQAPELLVELFNSEQLLSTQTPNYKVMLAEDVDKCSTEEQLQHCLRMFRLEQMVHIAVGDFLLDITLDESLKRLSSLADNMIIAANDWLSTLCQEKWGVPVNSAGEPQSLLVYGMGKLGGQELNFSSDIDLIFVYPEAGETQGLRRSIDNQLFFTRLGQKLITALNQQTADGFVYRVDMRLRPFGESGPLVLSFNAMENYYQDQGRDWERYAMLKARLIGESDYHGQLSNMLRPFVYRRYIDFSVIDSLRRMKAMIAQEVRRKQLNNNIKLGAGGIREVEFIVQVFQMIRGGRDSDLQHRNLLTVLPLLVTHGEITQQSAKILTDSYRFLRRVENIIQALNDQQTQTLPDDELDQQRLVTILADENCSNWTTFLQHLTFHMQGIHQQFGELIGEESPNRQAVDQYWTTLWDSQWSDEESIAWIEQSPQLLDNTDGVKFSHSESLWLTLRDFRREMIKRSMGSRGRHVLDKLIPTVLWHLAELKLTDQTLARVLGVLTTVATRTAYLELLFENEGALKQLIHLCRNSSWVAEHIAKFPILLDELIDPKLFHQPPLLSSYVAELRETMLRVPEEDQEAQMITLRQFKQAKQLRIAAADITGILPLTKVSDHLTALAEALVEEVANLAWQQMALRFGVPNSKLDGQDKGFAVIGYGKLGGIELGYSSDLDLVFVHDADIAEMTSGEKSISAGQFYLKLAQRMMHLFNTRMANGILYELDMRLRPSGNAGLLMVHIDTFGHYQSNDAWTWEHQALVRTRVIYGHAALAARFKEIKRDILMRTRDKALLREDVIKMRDKMRQHLDKSTTSEVDIKQGLGGLVDIEFLVQYLVLAHSAQHPKLSDYSDNINLLEYLANIGVITAHQQQALVDNYCKLRDFSHHATLQNSLAMIPADDFSAEHSEVMVIVKALLK
- a CDS encoding TcpQ domain-containing protein: MKFWLLSIVSGFLLIGLALALWLNQELLFSFSEDAADDAVATKVDRHHEEKAEPVSVAKEEVVEAKKKTNAAADGLSRYYANLHGEMDGKGPKIRNNIVYLPDPEGDLEKILEARRLITRPLRRNWTGNTDNHPFRLGETLYQKLSEYAQENDLEMIWWLNRDFLVKDAFRINENIITTSYQVGKAIEGHFENGLSIYFCYQQRAIVLIENSIPYLAKECMLLPKGSN
- the lpxL gene encoding LpxL/LpxP family Kdo(2)-lipid IV(A) lauroyl/palmitoleoyl acyltransferase; its protein translation is MSKNKVLQPNFKMSYLLPKYWLTWLGVFILYTISWLPYKFQLFLGKIIGRLLYKIGSSRKKVALRNLELCFPDMPDAERQVMLKRNFENTGIALLETGMGWWWPNWRVKRKTKVIGLEHIEEAQKQGKGILLLAMHYLSVEINCRGIGYGHPMVVFYRPHNNPLMEYFQFRGRGRSNKYMLGKRDVKGLLRALKEGEACIYLPDQDYGRNRSVFVPFFAVPDAASTTGTLIFARQKNTQTHMLIPTRNDDGSGYTLEIKPMLENFPTGDDTTDVLRINQELEKAIMVKPEQYMWLHRRFKTRPNEDDPSLYK
- the hldE gene encoding bifunctional D-glycero-beta-D-manno-heptose-7-phosphate kinase/D-glycero-beta-D-manno-heptose 1-phosphate adenylyltransferase HldE, producing the protein MKVDIPAFEKARVLVVGDIMLDRYWSGPTQRISPEAPVPIVKIHQDEDRPGGAANVALNIASLNGHVTLLGITGKDEASTTLQTQLSAMNINCQFIQSTDHPTITKLRILSRNQQLLRLDFEESFAEIDKQPLNEQTKALVAQHDLLLLSDYDKGTLSEVQALIQIAKAQNIPVLVDPKGTDFSRYRGATLITPNLAEFEAVVGHCKSEAEIVSKGQALLKELDLTAMLVTRSEQGMTLLRHDQEEFHLPTQAKEVYDVTGAGDTVIATLALAIAAKAEFTQASALANIAAGIVVGKLGTSTVSEAELSAELSSGQESGFGVMSEGQLKIAVELAQARGETIVMTNGCFDILHAGHVSYLTTANTLGTRLIVAVNDDASVTRLKGPGRPVNPVDRRMAVLAGLGAVDWVVPFSEDTPQRLIANILPNVLVKGGDYKVEDIAGGKEVIAAGGEVKVLNFEDGISTTKIINAIKRED
- a CDS encoding exonuclease domain-containing protein, which codes for MKRFLVIDTETTGFSPAYRKDRIIELAAVEIIKKTVTANKFQTYLDPDGKESTDEAFDKHKLQDSFLKDKPKFKDIAQNFYYYIKDSTLIFFNRKFDFDFLICEFKKAGIDTTELEKQKSRCLMIEATNRFKLKRNISLVKACKRFDINF
- a CDS encoding PEP-CTERM sorting domain-containing protein; this encodes MKLKFLRAAAAGLMLTVCSIANAGLIINNFGLTSSDNTITFDEIVFAGNTVVDTQYASLGLTFTSGLKYDAQGSSSFPGISGHYLGNFTPVINPFSIFFSDDQTEAAFGLATNPQTTTFNALLNGVLVESFSTSTSANNSSQGFYGFTGILFDEIQVASNSGSALIDNIQFNNSSSTAVPEPSTLAIFALGIMGLAARRFKKQ